The DNA region AATCCTAATTTAATCTTAGTTAATTTGCACTAATTCAATTTTGAATCGACCCATAAAACAAAAACAGGCAAAAAtatcaatttccaaaaaaaaCAAAGAATTTTAATCGGAAGAAAAAAAACGAAATCTATACCCTTCTATTATATTGAAAACCATCAGTCTTATTAGTCGGTACAAAGTTAGTGAGAAGCATCTGATCACCGCCACGATTATTATAAGAAGGAAGAAAAAATTCCTTAGCCATTGGATTGAGCTTGAATTGTTTCAACATGTCAACAATATGTTGCATATGATAATTATCTGATTTATCCAATGAAGATATTTTTGAAGTCGTATTTAAAAATGAAGATatttttgaagttgtatttaaaaaaaacaaaaaggcatgtaaatatgtatttttttttattcctcTTACTTTTTATTACTATAATTATACCATCCATAACAAATATGGAAAATAAAAAACTACTCCACTGTTGCGGGCTTTAACAGTGTATTGTTTTAATTTGCTTCACAATGAAGCAATACAATAGGTAAATGGATGTACTTGGAATAGGTGTATTGCAAGTTTTTTCTTGTTGAATGTTATTGGAAAGAAAAAGTAATTATGGTCTTGAAGAAAGAGAGAGTaaaatttgaattattttgacTTTTCCCTCTAACTTTTCAGGAAGGGTATCAATGGAatagaaaaaaaagaaatttacTGGTACACCCTCAAATGTCATGTGGAATTACATTAATACCCCTAAAAAGGTGGAATTGTGCCATTTGTGATTGTGCCAAATATATTTACCCTTTGTGTTATTGCTCCTCTCGAGGTCAAATTTACTATCTAATGTTGTGTATCATGTGGAGATCAATTTGTAGGGACCAGGGATGCTGCAGctagggctgttcacagttttggttaaaaccaaaaccaaaccgaataaaataaccgacatttggtttggtttggtttggttttaaatttgaaaaaccgataatatttggtttggttatggttatagtaaaaaataaccgaataaataaccgaaccaaaccgataattatatacataaaatttataattatttatatgtataatattagcttttcataaataattaaagatattttataccttttaattattaatttaattttggtctacttatttttaaggcccatgtcttaaaagaatatgtccaacaatccaagcccaactctaataagtcgtaagcataagggttgtttgtattttgaaacctctgtttgacttgtgcttttgaatctaaactgcgttgcaagtttggtccacctgatttgccaacagcgtgtctttccctcaatatgcagcaaagttcacccttgtgggccgTGAGGAAAAAAgagcttcataagaaatttgaagaacgtagagagagaatatttgaattgtcacggttagtcataaaccgaaaaaccgaaccaaaccgacaataaccaaaccggtggttattattttacttggtttggttatggttttagacatttaaaaaccgactaaattggtttggttatggttttaaccaataaccgacccaaaccgaaccacgAACACCCCTAGCTGCAGCTGTTCAAAATTTAGATGAATAAAGTAGGTGTTGGCTATAAACCACTTCAACTGGTCCTGCAGTGGAAAATTTAATAGTCTCAAATGGTCAATGCCAAATTAAATGCAGAGTTCTCCTGTTGTGGGGCTAACATCTCTGTCAAGAATATGATGTTGAGAAGCTTATAAATGTTATATCTCACTTAACAATGATAATGACGATAGAAATGCTAGATTTAAATACCAGTATAGCACCTTTAGATCTTATTCCACAATTAACGTTTAGATAAGTACATCAATTTTGCCTACAAGAACTTGTTGACAAGAAGAACTCATCAAGCTTGCTTACCAAGATAAAAGTGATACAGGAAGCTTGACACCATGATAAATAATGGGAATACAAAGTATACGTATAACCACAATCCACAAACAGTGGGGAACTTCTTGGATTATGAAAaccagaaaagaaaaaagaaaaaaaataggcaACAGTATAACTTGCCCACTTATGTTAGAAACTAGAACCCAACATTTTGAGTATACTGTGAATAAGCTTCTGATGGAGTCTGCACACCAATTGGAGCACGCGTAACGTAATCTGGAAGATCAAAGGCATCCACAAGTTCCCTTGAAATATTCTTAACTTGGAAGCATAGATATTCTGATAGCTTGTGAATTGCCTGTAAAATTAAAAGCGGATGGTCGGACATGAAAGAAAATCAACCTGACTAGAGAGAGTTAATGAAAATTTATTACTTGCTCGTTCAACTTCTAAGACATATTTTTGCCAAGAGCCATTTACTTTAGGTGGATAAACCTTAAGAACGATATCAACTGCAAAGCTGCAATTAGATTCAGATGTTGGTGAATAATACTCTTGAATGTTTTAAGTTGCATTTATTGTTAGGTTCTAGATATCAAGTATAAGTACAGTGACTATATTTCCAGCAGTTTTCCCCTAGATTCATACCTTAGCTTTGTTAGGGGCCACGTAGTCCACATTGCGATAAGTTCCTATGTCATTCCAGATTCTATCCAAGGCATAAAGATCACACACGAGTTTTAGGGCACCACGAGAACTTTCATCAGGACAACTgcagaaaagaagaagagagaattAGACAAAAACTAGTTGAAGGAAAGCACAAGCTTCTCAAATTGTGATTAGGAAGTACTTTTTGACTGCTTCAATGAACTTTTCAAGGATGAAAGATTCGATATGAGACTCTGCAAGCGTCAAGAGGTGATTTAAGCATCTATTCCAAGCACCAAATCCTCCAAGAGTCTTGGAATGCTTCTGAAGCCGGATAGCTACACTTTGAAGCAATCTTGACGTACGATACTGGAAAAGAAGCAGTTACAGCATAGTTAGATATACAATACTGTTGTATAGCAATATTCTGTCATCAGATTGACAAAAAAATACTCACCCTAAAAGCATCCAACTGGAAGTTAGGATCTCGTAAGTGATCTTCACCTTCCCATCTAGCCGTTACTGGGTTAGGCTGAGAGAGGTAAGAATTCATGGACTGTCTTAGGTAGTTCCACGTGACAGTGAGCTGCCCACCTTGGAATTTCTCCCTGTACTGCTTCAACAGAAGACCGGCTACCTGGATCATAAGAAAAGTCATTACACCCTATCCCTTCATTAGATTTAATTAAGAAGCAGAAAAGTTCTTTCAGCCTCAAATCTCAACCTGCTGCAGAAGAACGGTGTTGTCTCCCTCAAATGTCTGAAATATGTCATGATCATTCCTCAAACTTCCAAACCTATTGACAGCAGCATAACCATGGCCGCCACAAGCTTCTCTACATGTGCTCAATGACTTCTGTGTGTAAGAAGTGATATAGGCCTTAAGCCCAGCAGAAAGTGCATGTACATCCCCTATCAGTTCTTCATCATGAGTCTTCTTCATTTCAGAATATTTTTCCACCAGATGCAGTGTTGCAAAATGGAATGCATAGGTTGAAGCCAACATTGGCATAAGCTTGTGCTGCTGAGATTGGTAGTCAAGTATACTAACTTCAGGTTGTTTGGGAGGACCGAACTGTTGGCGCAGGAGAGAATATCTTGTTGCAATAACAACAGCAATCTTGAGAACACCCACAGACGAATACGCAAGGCCAACTCTACCACCAACAAGTTCTCCAAGGGTGGCAGCAAATCTTTTGTTAATTGTAGGCAGGCTGCTAGTGTATTTCCCATCCCGTGAGACGTCTCCAAATCGATTAAGAAGGTTATCTCGTGGAATTCTTACTGAACGAAATCTTAATGCACCATTATCTACTCCATTCAAGCCAACTTTATGGCCACAATCTTGTATTTCAATCCCTGGCAATGTTTTGTGGGTTTTCATATCCCTTATTGGTACAATAAATGCATGAACACCCATGTCGGTCACACCTTTTGTATCATGAGTTGGTAACatcagttttgcaaaaactgttgCAAACTTTCCATGAACGGCAGCATTACCAATCCACCATTTAATAGCTCCATCATTTGGCGTGTCAATTATGAATTCATCTGTGAATGGATCAAAGGTGGCAACTGTCTGAAGACCTTGAACATTTGAACCTGATGAGAAAAAAGGATGAGTAAATCCAGGCGTCCTAATTATCAGAATAAAGTTAAAATAACAGCTTTAT from Lycium barbarum isolate Lr01 chromosome 10, ASM1917538v2, whole genome shotgun sequence includes:
- the LOC132614159 gene encoding acyl-coenzyme A oxidase 2, peroxisomal, producing MGPQKIIPKGVKNTKENQETVNRRISKLSLHLNPVQEFDTAVHHELELLTCAAKVKAIINVNTVTLGEYMRGKHRDIQEQVFGYFNSRKELQTPIEISKDEHRELCMKQLVGLVREGGIRPFKYVIDDPAKYFAIAEAVGSVDMSLGIKMGVQYSLWGGSVINLGTKKHRDKYFDGIDNVDYPGCFAMTELHHGSNVQGLQTVATFDPFTDEFIIDTPNDGAIKWWIGNAAVHGKFATVFAKLMLPTHDTKGVTDMGVHAFIVPIRDMKTHKTLPGIEIQDCGHKVGLNGVDNGALRFRSVRIPRDNLLNRFGDVSRDGKYTSSLPTINKRFAATLGELVGGRVGLAYSSVGVLKIAVVIATRYSLLRQQFGPPKQPEVSILDYQSQQHKLMPMLASTYAFHFATLHLVEKYSEMKKTHDEELIGDVHALSAGLKAYITSYTQKSLSTCREACGGHGYAAVNRFGSLRNDHDIFQTFEGDNTVLLQQVAGLLLKQYREKFQGGQLTVTWNYLRQSMNSYLSQPNPVTARWEGEDHLRDPNFQLDAFRYRTSRLLQSVAIRLQKHSKTLGGFGAWNRCLNHLLTLAESHIESFILEKFIEAVKNCPDESSRGALKLVCDLYALDRIWNDIGTYRNVDYVAPNKAKAIHKLSEYLCFQVKNISRELVDAFDLPDYVTRAPIGVQTPSEAYSQYTQNVGF